From a region of the Athene noctua chromosome 14, bAthNoc1.hap1.1, whole genome shotgun sequence genome:
- the PIDD1 gene encoding p53-induced death domain-containing protein 1, with product MIAADFESLPAAWWCCRCLTAWQVRACPDPVDETQKMAELLGLRDECREGASGAPALAASCLADNRLNLDVYPDGCRRFVRLFEGRQGEVVRVEFLRLSTNDHLLGTTLGILPHLKHLKSLVLKGGHARDEFGSCQRGSLTSLPSDVGNLSCLTHLDLSFNSLSTLPGCILHLPSLCVLLVSHNSLVTLPEDFGSLSKLTFFSAMKNQLKNLPQSIGELAVLRDLDLSENALEFLPEEVGNLHNCTELDLSGNCLSSIPDSLANLKSLRRLHLHSNLLVTVPASLASLPNLSRLDLQNNCLRAVPPEIQTLPFVHLRGNPLGETEPSPQADESNARGLRRLFLTSGEDSFTVTSEGCRVALACGIHFYFPPGAASDPLQIYFRTLAPDPRWVKLRHHDVLLSRVLELQPHGLKFQQEVQIWMPYTSPQTLHQREVVVRTFSGQSWSDLRTGVEQKRKSKKHVAHCSVLHFSWFLVVSRLVQNECKVPTEGTLLFSSVDPSIKVTFPPGVTEETRSVKLQVLPVSAEEIEELTADAGCRASPLLCLSQDSLVDFLRPVRIQLPLPPGVTGLNLDRSRLHLLHGDLEGQTWDDITSQVVLEFTHLYAVFEVTHFSWYWLWYTTKTYIGGIAKKVYERLRMYQVNFIALQRKKDPEQVLLQCVPKHKVDPVLKKLQDRYRGPEPSDMVEMFEGEQFFAAFEHGISIDMDRPDCVDGCLSFIFYSHLKNMKEIYVTSPVDRKGQAVKGQVSFYRGAVPESVPEDARRRRKGPDSLWLATLPIKLPRLKPRWGENPSPLNGFSFPPLNLGNAETGYLTQANLLSIARRVGADWQTLGLHLGLTYQQIERIGYNNREDLNKQILDMLFSWAQQNSEDPDCVSKLITAMKESGRQDIADEVETIIELGRQKYRESIRRVGLEQESSAEDSAIAMM from the exons ATGATAGCGGCTGATTTTGAAAGCC tCCCGGCTGCCTGGTGGTGCTGCCGGTGCCTGACTGCCTGGCAAGTCAGAGCATGTCCGGACCCCGTGGACGAGACGCAGAAgatggcagagctgctggggctcagggaCGAGTGCAGGGAGGGGGCTTCGGGGGCTCCTGCGCTCGCTGCCTCCTGCCTTGCAGACAACAGGCTGAACCTGGATGTGTATCCTGACGGCTGCCGCCGGTTCGTCCGGCTGTTCGAGGGGCGGCAGGGAGAGGTGGTGCGGGTGGAGTTCCTCCGGCTCAGCACCAACGATCACCTCCTTGGCACCACGCTGGGCATCCTTCCTCATCTGAAGCATCTGAAGTCCCTGGTGCTCAAAG GCGGGCACGCCAGGGATGAGTTTGGCTCATGTCAGCGTGGCTCCCTGACAAGCCTGCCGTCAGATGTTGGGAACCTGAGCTGTCTCACCCACCTGGATCTCAGCTTCAACAGCCTCTCCACCTTGCCTGGCTGCATCCTCCACCTTCCCAGCCTCTGCGTGCTCCTAGTGAGCCACAACAGCCTGGTGACACTCCCTGAGGACTTCGGCTCTCTGAGCAAGCTGACTTTCTTCTCTGCTATGAAAAATCAGCTGAAGAACTTACCTCAGAGCATTGGGGAGCTGGCAGTGCTGAGGGACCTGGATCTCTCAGAAAATGCTTTGGAGTTCCTCCCCGAAGAAGTTGGGAATCTGCACAACTGCACAGAGCTGGATCTCTCTGGGAATTGCTTATCGAGCATCCCAGACTCCTTAG CCAATTTGAAGTCTCTGCGGCGGCTGCATCTCCACAGCAATCTCTTGGTGACGGTCCCTGCCTCGCTTGCCAGCCTGCCCAACTTGTCCAGACTTGATCTGCAGAACAATTGCCTCCGTGCTGTCCCCCCTGAGATCCAGACCTTGCCGTTTGTGCACCTCCGAGGCAATCCCTTAGGAGAAACGGAGCCGTCCCCGCAGGCTG ATGAATCCAATGCCAGAGGGCTACGAAGACTCTTCCTTACATCAGGAGAGGACAG CTTCACTGTCACCTCTGAAGGCTGCAGAGTGGCCCTGGCCTGTGGCATCCATTTCTACTTTCCACCGGGGGCTGCCTCTGACCCCCTGCAGATCTACTTCCGAACCCTCGCACCAGACCCTCGGTGGGTAAAGTTGAGGCACCATGATGTCCTGCTAAGTAGAGtcctggagctgcagcctcatGGGCTCAAATTCCAGCAG GAGGTGCAGATCTGGATGCCATATACCTCCCCTCAAACCCTTCACCAGCGTGAGGTGGTGGTTCGGACCTTCAGTGGGCAGAGCTGGAGTGATCTGAGAACAGGAGTGGAGCAGAAGAGAAAATCAAAG AAGCATGTGGCTCACTGTAGTGTCCTTCACTTCTCTTGGTTCCTTGTTGTGTCTCGACTTGTGCAAAATGAATGCAAAGTGCCAACAGAGGGGACATTGCTCTTTTCCAGCGTGGATCCAAGCATCAAAGTGACCTTTCCACCTGGAGTCACTGAAGAGACTCGCAGTGTCAAGCTCCAG GTGCTGCCAGTCTCTGCAGAAGAGATAGAGGAACTCACGGCCGATGCAGGCTGCAGAGCCAGTCCCCTGCTCTGCCTCTCCCAGGACTCCCTGGTGGATTTTCTCAGGCCAGTAAGAATTCAGCTGCCCCTCCCACCTGGGGTCACAG GGCTAAATTTGGATCGGTCGAGGCTGCATCTTCTCCATGGTGACCTGGAGGGCCAAACCTGGGATGACATTACTAGTCAGGTGGTGCTGGAATTCACCCATCTTTATGCAGTGTTTGAAGTCACCCACTTCTCCTG GTACTGGCTGTGGTACACCACCAAGACCTACATTGGAGGCATTGCCAAGAAAGTCTATGAGCGGCTGCGTATGTACCAGGTGAACTTCATTGCTCTGCAGAGGAAGAAGGACCCCGAGCAAGTCCTGCTACAGTGTGTCCCCAAGCACAAG gttgacccagtgctgaagAAGCTGCAGGACCGCTATCGAGGACCTGAGCCATCCGACATGGTGGAGATGTTTGAGGGAGAGCAGTTTTTTGCAGCTTTTGAGCACGGCATCAGCATCGATATGG ATCGCCCCGACTGCGTGGATGGATGTCTCTCGTTTATTTTTTACTCCCACTTGAAGAACATGAAGGAAATCTATGTGACCTCCCCTGTAGACAGGAAAGGCCAAGCTGTAAAAGGCCAG GTCTCTTTCTACCGAGGCGCAGTTCCCGAGAGTGTCCCTGAAgatgccaggaggaggaggaaaggaccAGACTCCCTCTGGCTCGCTACTCTGCCCATCAAACTGCCT CGATTGAAACCCCGCTGGGGTGAGAACCCCAGTCCTCTGAAcggcttctccttccctcctttgaACCTGGGCAACGCCGAGACTGGCTACCTGACCCAGGCCAACCTGCTGAGCATCGCCAGGCGCGTGGGAGCGGACTGGCAGACCCTCGGCCTCCACCTCGGCTTGACCTATCAGCAGATCGAGCGCATAGGGTACAACAACAG AGAGGATCTTAATAAGCAGATCCTGGACATGCTTTTTTCATGGGCTCAGCAAAACTCAGAGGATCCTGACTGTGTGAGCAAGTTGATTACAGCCATGAAAGAGAGTGGCCGCCAGGACATCGCTGATGAGGTCGAAACCATCATTGAGCTGGGACGGCAGAAATACAGGGAGTCCATCCGCCGCGTGGGCCTGGAGCAGGAGAGCAGCGCTGAGGACTCTGCCATAGCTATGATGTAG